The nucleotide window CAACATAAAGGGTATAAAAGGGTAATACTGATTGCTAAAAATTCCAGAGAACCATTACTTCATTTTAATTTTCATTATGACGTAGTTCCACCCGGGGATAATTGGGTAACAGAACCGTTTAAACTGAAGATAATTGATAACAAAGCGTTTGGCAGAGGGACATCGGATATGAAAGGGGCTATAGTTAGTTTATATTTAGCTCTGTCAAGATTCAATGAGACACCGATAGAGATAGCCTTTGTTCCCGATGAAGAGAGCGGCGGAATCGGTTCTAGGTATTTAACTGAGGAAATCGGAATTAAACCCAAAGAGGTAGTATTTGGAGAGCCTAGCTTTCCAAACATTTACGTTGGGCATTACGGTATAATGAGGGGTATTATAAAAGTACTCGGAAAACAGGTCCATGCAAGTATGGCGAAAGAGGGCGTAAACGCATTTCTTGAAGCGTCAAGGCTTGCCCTTAAATTAAATGAAGGATTGAGTAAGAAATATAATATTAATTTAGGCGGATATACTATTAATTCTTCTAATAGTGACGGAATAGTACCAGGGTTTTTTGCCTTTAGTTATTATAGGGCTATTTCACCTAATGAAGGAGAGCTTTTTGATAAAGAGATTATCGAAGAAGTTTCGAAAGGGTTGGGAATAAATTACGAATTCGAAATAAAATCTATAGTATATGGTCATATCTCTAAAGAGTCGGATCTGACTAAACAACTAGAGTATTGCGTCAAATCTGTTTTAAATATAAACCCAGAAAAGTCTATCAGTAGTCTAAGATACGATGCGGTATTCTACAAAGACTCTGTCTCAGTCAATTTTGGTCCCGGAGATCCTAAACAGGCGCATGTCGTGAATGAATATATAGAACTAAAAAACATTGAAAAGACTAGTTCGGTCTATGAGTGCCTGCTGAGAGAAAAAATAAAAAGTTTAAAAAATACGTGATATGAGAAGAAGGATAAAATTGAAAAATTTTTAAGAAGTAAGTAAAAAACTTTATTATTAGAACTTGCCAATAACCCGTTAGGATGAAGAAACTATATAGGATCAACTTTTCAACATTACATGACGGTTGCTGGACAAGCAACGTTAAGGATAAGGTAGTTACACTAAATATATCAAAACACAATAATAATAAGATAAAAGTTAGTATAATATCA belongs to Stygiolobus caldivivus and includes:
- a CDS encoding M20 family metallopeptidase; translation: MIVPLLRDLVEIQTVNPPGKEYETIVSYLKDLFSRLGFKTELITIPEEYIDKNYIYSPQHKGYKRVILIAKNSREPLLHFNFHYDVVPPGDNWVTEPFKLKIIDNKAFGRGTSDMKGAIVSLYLALSRFNETPIEIAFVPDEESGGIGSRYLTEEIGIKPKEVVFGEPSFPNIYVGHYGIMRGIIKVLGKQVHASMAKEGVNAFLEASRLALKLNEGLSKKYNINLGGYTINSSNSDGIVPGFFAFSYYRAISPNEGELFDKEIIEEVSKGLGINYEFEIKSIVYGHISKESDLTKQLEYCVKSVLNINPEKSISSLRYDAVFYKDSVSVNFGPGDPKQAHVVNEYIELKNIEKTSSVYECLLREKIKSLKNT